The following DNA comes from Ornithinimicrobium avium.
AGCCCCGCGATGCCGCCGCCGACCACCACGACGTGCCGGGGAGCGGTCAGTCGTGCGGTGCCAGGGGCGGCAGGGTGGTGGACGGCGCCGCGGTCGCGGCCGGGCGGGTGGCTGGCGTTCATGGGTCCTCTGCTTCGGGTGCTCGGGGGGCGGGGCCTCCGGGGATGGACGGTGGGCGCGGCTCAGCCCGGTCGACGGGCCAGGACGGTGTGCAGGATCCCGCGCTGCCAGCCGCCGGCGGTGCTCCACGTCTGCTCGGTGAGGCCGGCCCGGTCGAGGCGGCTGGAGAGCCGGGCCGTGCTGTCGTTGTCGAGCACGCTGCGCCACAGGTAGCGGTAGATCGCCGGGTTGCCGCGCAGCACCACCGCCAGCGGCATCACCACCCCCCAGCAGACGAGGGTCCACACCGCGCTCGCGACGGTGTCGCCCTTGACGTGGTAGTCCTGCAGCGCCACCCAGCCGCCGGGGCGCACCTGGTCGTGGATCGCGGCGACGGTGGCGTCCCGCTGGTCCTCCGGGACGTTGCGCAGCAGGTAGGCGGCGAACACCCCGTCGGCCGGCCCGGCCAGCTCCTCGGCGGCGACCCGCGGCAGCTCCTGGGCGCGGGCCTGCACGAACCGGACGCCGTCCGGCCAGTCCTTGGTCCCGGCCTGCTCGAGCATCCCGGCGGAGGCGTCCAGACCGACGACCGTGACCTCCGTCCCGGCCGCGTCGAGCAGGGCCCGGGTGGACAGCCCCGACCCGCAGCCCAGGTCCCACAGGCGCAGCGGTGCCGAGCTGCCGCGCAGCCTGCTCACCAGTGCGGTGGCCGCCTCGCGCAGCGCCCGGTGGTAGCCGGGGTTCAACCTGGTCAGCACGTCGTAGCGCCCGGCGGCACGGTCGAACTGCTCGGCAAGCTGCATACCGTGCAGCCTAGTCGGGACCCCGCGCGGGCCTGCGTCCCGCAGCCTGGCTCCGGCCTGCCGCAGACCGGCTCACGGACCCAGCGTGGCCCGGGCCAGCTGCACCCGGGAGCGCGCCGGCATCCGGGAGAACATCCCCCACATCGCGGCGGCCAGGTCGGGGGCGTCCGCCGCTCGGGACCAGAAGGCCCGCTGCCGTTCCTCGGGCAGCCGGCCGAAGGCGTCGAACAGGTCGAGCATGCCGTCGGGACCCAGGCGCAGCAGGGCACGCAGACCGGCCTCCCGAAGAGCGTCCGCGGGTGTCACGGGGTCGACCCGGCGGGGCGGATCCCCCTCGACGATGCGTGCTGCCAGGGCGTCGGCGCGGAGCAGGGAGTGGGCGACCGAATAGCCGGTCACCACGTTGCCGCCGCGCCCGGCCGTGCCGACCGCGAGCACGCCGCCGACGGTGCGGGTCCCACGACCGCGCATCGGGATCCAGACGATCTCGCGGGCCACCGGGTCCTCGATCGCACCCGCCGTGACACCCCGCGCCATCAGCCGCGCCCGCAGCCTGGTCTTCAGCTCCTGGACCGGCAGACCAGGAGCCGCCGCCAGACAGGTCTCCTCCAGCAGCACGGTCCCGTCGCCCAGCGGGATGGCGTAGAGGAAGGTCGGCCGGGCGCCGTGCTCCGCGTGCCCTCCGGGGACCTGGTCGGGGCGCCAGTCCATGATCAGCCCCTCGGCCCCCTCCAGGGCGGGGGCGGCGTCCTCTTGCGCGAGGACGATCCCGAAGGCGGTCTGGGCAGGGGAGCGGTCCTGGGACCGGGCCGCGACGTCACCACCCGCCGGCCGGGCGCCGCGGGCGTCCACGACCACGGTGGCCTCCCGGCGCAGCGCGAGGACCTCCTCGTCCCCCAGCCGCTCCGCGCGCACCTCCGCCGCGCCCAGCGGCAGGGCACGCTGCACGGCGGCGTTGTCGAGCACGGCATACTCGCGCGGCAGCACGTGGTGGCCGCGGGCCCGGATCTGCGGACGCCGGACCAGGGAGCGGGTGACGTCGTCGGGAAGGCCCTCCAGGTCCTCGGCCCAGACGCCGTAGGTCGGGCGCCAGAGGGCGTCCGGCGCAGGGTCGACGGCGAGCACCGCGGCGCCTCGCGCCACCAGGCGCGAGGCGAGGGCCCGACCGGCTGGGCCGAGCCCGACGACGGCCGCGTCGAACCTCACCGGACAACCACGAGGGAGGACATGATGCCCGCCAGGGTAGCTGTCGGTGCCGCCGGCCCGCGGGACCCACGGGCGTGCAGGAGGCCTTCTCAGCCGGGCGCGCCGGGCACCTCGCCCGCCTGCTTCTCGGCGTCCACCTGCACCGCTGCCCCGCGGAACTGCGCCGCGTGCAGCCGGGCGTAGGCACCGCCAGCAGCGAGCAGCCCGGTGTGCGTGCCCTGCTCGACGATCCGACCCTGCTCCATCACCAGGATGAGGTCGGCGTCACGGATGGTGGAGAGGCGGTGCGCGATGACGAAGCTGGTGCGGTCGGTGCGCAGCCTGGCCATCGCCTCCTGGACGAGCAGCTCGGTGCGCGTGTCCACCGAGGAGGTCGCCTCGTCGAGGATGAGCAGCGAGGGCTGGGAGATGAACGCGCGCGCGATCGTGATCAGCTGCTTCTCGCCGACCGAGACCGTCGACCCCTCGTCGTCCAGGACCGTGTCGTAACCCCCCGGAAGGTGCTGGACGAACCGGTCGACGTAGGCGGCCTGCGCCGCTGCGTGCACCTCCGCATCGGTGGCGCCGGGTCGGCCGTAGGCGATGTTGTCCCGGATCGACCCCTCGAAGGTCCACGCGTCCTGCAGCACCATCCCGATCCGCTCGCGCAGGTCGTGCCGGGTCATGGAGGTGATGTCCCGGCCGTCCAGGGTGATCCGTCCGGCGTCCAGCTCGTAGAACCGCATGATGAGGTTGACCAGCGTGGTCTTGCCGGCTCCGGTCGGGCCCACGATCGCCACGGTCTGCCCGGGCTCGGCCACGAGGGAGAGGTCCTCGATGAGCGGCTCGGGACCGTAGGAGAAGGTGACGTCCTCGAACTCCACCCGTCCGCGGGACGCGCTCACCGGCGGGGTGTCCACCGGGTCCGGCACCTGCGGCTCCTCGTCGAGCAGCTCGAAGACCCGCTCGGCCGAGGCCACGCCCGACTGCAGCTGGTTGGCCATCGAGGCGACCTGCGTGACCGGCTGGGTGAACTGGCGGGAGTACTGGATGAAGGCCTGCACGCTGCCCAGGCTCAGCGTCCCGGTCGCCACCCGCAGGCCACCGACGACGGCCACGAGGACGTAGCCGAGGTTGCCGATGAAGAACATCGCCGGCATGATGACGCCGCTGATGAACTGCGCCCGCCAGGTGACGTCGAAGAGCTCCTCGTTGACCTCGCGCATCCGCGCCGTCACCTGCTCGCGACGCCCGAAGACCCTCACCAGCTCATGACCGGTGAACGCCTCCTCGACCTGACCGTTGAGCGTGCCCGTGTGCGCCCACTGCGCCTTGAACAGCTTCTGCGAGCGCGAGGCGATCAGCACGGTGACCAGCACGGAGACCGGGATGGTCAGCACGGCGATGATGGTGAGCACGGGGGAGATCCACAGCATCATGGCCAGGATCGCCACCACGGTGACGGCCGCGCTGAGCAGCTGTCCGAAGGTCTGCTGCAGCACCTGCTGCACGTTGTCCAGGTCGTTGGTGACCCGGGAGAGCACCTCGCCGCGCGGCTGCTTGTCGAAGTAGGACAGGGGCAGCCGGTGCACCTGGTCCTCGGCGTCGGAGCGCAGGTCGCGCACCGTCCACATCGAGATGCGGTTGACCAGTCGCACCGAGATCCACATGAGCAGGGCGGCGACCAGGTAGAGGGCCAGCACCTGCATGATCACCCGGGCCAGGGCGTCGAAGTCGATGCCCTGCCCCGGGACCAGGTATGGCGTGCCGGCGACCAGGTCGGCGAAGGTGTCCTTGCCCTGGGCCCGCAGCCCGGCGACGACCTCCTCGACGGTCGCCCCGGCGGGCAGGTTGCGCCCGATGAGCCCGGCGAAGACGTAGTCCGTGGCCCGGCCGAGGATCTTGGGCCCCAGGGTGGACAGCACGACACCGCCGATCGTGAGCGCCACGGAGATCGCGATGTACATGCGGTACGGAGCCAGCCGACCGACGAGGCGGCGCGCGGAGGCGCCGAAGTGGGAGGGCTTCTCGGCGGGTATTCCGAAGCCGGGGGGCCTCCTCCGCGCGGGCCGCGGGGCGGGCGCCGGGGGACGACGTCGGTATGGTGCTCCTCCTCCGCCGGTGTGCTGGGCCGGGGATCCTGGCCCTCGGGGCCGCCGGGTGCCCTGGTCGTCGTCCGCCCCGTCATGCCGCCGCTCCCGTCAGCTCCTGGGAGCGCGCGATCTCCTCGTAGGTGGGACAGGTCGCCAGCAGCTCGTCGTGCGTGCCGACCCCGACCACCCGCCCTGCGTCGAGCACCACGATCTGCTCGGCGTCGATGATCGTGGAGATCCGCTGGGCCACCACGACGACCGTCGCCTCCTGCGTCCGGGGACGTAGCGCCGCGCGCAGCCGCGCGTCGGTGGCGAGGTCGAGCGCGGAGAAGCTGTCGTCGAAGAGGTAGATGGTGGGCCGGGCGACCAGCGCGCGCGCGATGCACAGCCGCTGCCGCTGACCGCCGGAGACGTTGGTGCCGCCCTGCGCGACGGGGTGGTCCAGGCCCTCGGGGAAGGCGGAGACGAAGTCCTCGGCCTGCGCCACCCGCAGGGCCTCCCACAGCTGCTCGTCGCTGGCGTCGGGGTCACCGAAGCGCAGGTTGGTGGCGACCGTCCCGGAGAAGAGGTAGGGGCGCTGGGGCACCAGCCCGACCCGCGACCAGAGGTCCTGCGGGGACAGCTCGCGCACGTCGATCCCGTCGACCAGGATCTGGCCCCCGGTCACGTCGGCCAGGCGCGGCACCAGCCGCAGCAGCGTCGTCTTGCCCGAGCCCGTGCCGCCGACGATCGCCGTGGTGGTGCCGGGGCGCGCGCTGAAGCTGATGTCGTGCAGCACGGCCTCCTCGGCACCGGGGTAGGTGAAGTCCACCGAGCGCAGGTCGACCTCGCCGACCA
Coding sequences within:
- a CDS encoding methyltransferase domain-containing protein, yielding MQLAEQFDRAAGRYDVLTRLNPGYHRALREAATALVSRLRGSSAPLRLWDLGCGSGLSTRALLDAAGTEVTVVGLDASAGMLEQAGTKDWPDGVRFVQARAQELPRVAAEELAGPADGVFAAYLLRNVPEDQRDATVAAIHDQVRPGGWVALQDYHVKGDTVASAVWTLVCWGVVMPLAVVLRGNPAIYRYLWRSVLDNDSTARLSSRLDRAGLTEQTWSTAGGWQRGILHTVLARRPG
- a CDS encoding ABC transporter ATP-binding protein translates to MYIAISVALTIGGVVLSTLGPKILGRATDYVFAGLIGRNLPAGATVEEVVAGLRAQGKDTFADLVAGTPYLVPGQGIDFDALARVIMQVLALYLVAALLMWISVRLVNRISMWTVRDLRSDAEDQVHRLPLSYFDKQPRGEVLSRVTNDLDNVQQVLQQTFGQLLSAAVTVVAILAMMLWISPVLTIIAVLTIPVSVLVTVLIASRSQKLFKAQWAHTGTLNGQVEEAFTGHELVRVFGRREQVTARMREVNEELFDVTWRAQFISGVIMPAMFFIGNLGYVLVAVVGGLRVATGTLSLGSVQAFIQYSRQFTQPVTQVASMANQLQSGVASAERVFELLDEEPQVPDPVDTPPVSASRGRVEFEDVTFSYGPEPLIEDLSLVAEPGQTVAIVGPTGAGKTTLVNLIMRFYELDAGRITLDGRDITSMTRHDLRERIGMVLQDAWTFEGSIRDNIAYGRPGATDAEVHAAAQAAYVDRFVQHLPGGYDTVLDDEGSTVSVGEKQLITIARAFISQPSLLILDEATSSVDTRTELLVQEAMARLRTDRTSFVIAHRLSTIRDADLILVMEQGRIVEQGTHTGLLAAGGAYARLHAAQFRGAAVQVDAEKQAGEVPGAPG
- a CDS encoding lycopene cyclase family protein, with protein sequence MRFDAAVVGLGPAGRALASRLVARGAAVLAVDPAPDALWRPTYGVWAEDLEGLPDDVTRSLVRRPQIRARGHHVLPREYAVLDNAAVQRALPLGAAEVRAERLGDEEVLALRREATVVVDARGARPAGGDVAARSQDRSPAQTAFGIVLAQEDAAPALEGAEGLIMDWRPDQVPGGHAEHGARPTFLYAIPLGDGTVLLEETCLAAAPGLPVQELKTRLRARLMARGVTAGAIEDPVAREIVWIPMRGRGTRTVGGVLAVGTAGRGGNVVTGYSVAHSLLRADALAARIVEGDPPRRVDPVTPADALREAGLRALLRLGPDGMLDLFDAFGRLPEERQRAFWSRAADAPDLAAAMWGMFSRMPARSRVQLARATLGP